The following DNA comes from Octopus sinensis linkage group LG5, ASM634580v1, whole genome shotgun sequence.
GTTACGatgaagatatacacacacactgtacaatatattatatattgctataactatatttgcatttatgtatacaggtatgtatgtaatatatgtatatatacaaatatgcatgcttgtatgtaaatatgtaagcgtgtacatatacatatcatatatatgtgtgtatatgtatatgtacacatacgttcatacatgcttatatatatatctatatatttatatatatatatataatatatatatatataaatatatataatatagtaggaatttacaaaaaaagaaaaaaaacgaagacgggtgtgtaaacaagaaacagatgtattagtttaacacccgggaagtgagaaagtcttttacctttcgaacctatgctcttctGCAGAACGAAACACAGAACTAAGCAGagagggaaaatataaaaaaaaagtttagtggctagcgatcaatcatggcgaatcctggacagaggtggtcagacaggagagctaggaagaaggggagataaaataaagtagtgttgatcccaaaacaaaggtgtgcgtgcgtgtatatgcgtgtggatAGGGGTGTCGTTGCCTagtctgatgtctcggaggtgttccgcgaaccgttCAGCCAAGCGGCATCCCGTTTGACCGATGTGCAAAGAAGGACTGagtgagcaggagatgcagtagatgaatttctagaagtgcaggtgaaggagttagTGATATGATAGGATCGATGATGGGTACcggtgaagatggtggtgttggagaggtaagggaaagtgcggcagcgtgggtgggagcaggggatcgagccgggttgggaggttgggttagggaagaaacttttgaccaggaggtcacgtaggttgtgggctcgcttgaaggaggggaggggtcagtTAGAGAAGATGTGCGAAGTGAAGGGGTCGGATTGGAGACGCCGGAGAGCTctaagaatggtgcgttggagaggtaggatggagggtggtaggtgaggggaaacgtgAGACGAGTGACGGCGGGCAGGTgcggggggagagagcagatgcacgttccacggaacgtgctcgggcaagggcggtgtggatagtggtgaggggaaatccacgtaggatgaagtggtgagccatgagttgagactgagtctcaaagtcatggttgtcactgcagagcctacGCAGACgaaggaattgggaataggggatggagagcttggtatGTATAGAATGGGAGGAGGAAAaattgaggtatgagtgtgagtgtgtgtgtttgtagtggatggaggtggtgagagtggagtgatgaatgcttgacatgtatttatatatttatatacatatatagatatatttagttgctcacgtttatgtgtgtttgcttgtgtatgtgggtgtgtgcactTTTGCTGCGTATATGTTCGTGCGTTTGTGTTCGAATCCTTTCAAACGGaaatgaagataacagaaactgaaagttccGAAAATTCCTTGAAATGTACATGATGAATAATTACGGTTGACAGTATACTGTAGGTGTATATTCCAGCGTTTCGTTGCTATAGTTACTTAGCTGATTCATTTGCTATTTCAGCATGTAGTGAAACGTGATGTCACAACAGCTTCAATCAAATTAACTAGTTTAATGTTAGTTATCGTGCTTTCTGCACACTGAGCATGATGTGTGCAAAATATGTTGTACATCAATCACTGCATGGTGTCACAACATCGCTGAAAGTCTTTGTTCGGTTCGAGTTCTgattgatttgtttttttatttcccgTCTAAATCTAAATCAATTTCTTGTATATTGTTGTAGCTATCATAGGACTACGCATAAATGAGTGTTTATCATTTCTTCTGAAATCCTGGTATATTTGAAAATttgttatatacattttgtttcgCATCCCTATTTTAAGTACTTTGCCCAGCCCTTTGTCTCCCCTTCTACATCGTGCTGTCCATTTTCTCTAGGTTTAATGGTCTTTATAACATATATTCTCTCCTTTGATTAATACGATTTCATCCTTGTACGGTAGTTACAAAGCCTGAACATTTGCAAGAGGGtactagccgattacatcgactaccGTGCTCCACtggctcttattttatcgacccgaaaggataaaaggcaaagctgacgtAGCCAGACTTTGAACAGAAAACgcaaagacaaaagaaatgccgctaagcatttcgtccgttgtaGTAACGGTGCTTCCAACTCGCCAAATTCATTCATACTATTTTACTAACTTAATGTTAAGTGAGGCGGACCTGCTGTATGTtagagtgattttttttcttggaaTTCACTTTCATAGTGTTAAAAATGTACGTTCGATATATTGACTCTGCGTGCTCTATGTAAGGTGtcctttgaatatattttaattaggAGCAGAATAGAGCTACAACATGAATCAGAAGAGGCAAAAACAGGGGAGTATGTTCGGAATGGAAATATAGTTGCAGAGTATTGGTGATTGATAGCATTCGTACGTCACAGAGAaggtgaaaggaaaagaaaagtttGACTGAATGATCGATTTACTGATTGATTGAAGAAGCAAAAACATGCAATGTTACTGAATGTTTGGTTATCAAAATTCTTGTAATTTTTTAGAatcatctttccttttcttcatgtttgtgatttttctttttttttttttttttgagacataTTGTCTCGAAAAGTTCATTGTTCAGTCTGTCATTGCATCCTCTCTTTGAGCAAAAATGTGGTATGCTACGATTTGAGAAatttcttgtgccaaaatttgaaaccaatattacatttGGATAGAACAGAATTCTTAGCGCACCAgcaaaaatgcttagaggcatttcgtccgtctttaggctCTGAGTtataattccaccgaggtcgactttgtcttctaccatttcggggtcgataaaataagtattaattgagcactggagttgatatacaCGACCTTACCCGAAATCCCCCGCCTCgtggaaaattttgaaacaaatattacatttgaagGTGCAGGATTGTTACAGTTGTTAGAGTGTTGGATAGGCTGCTTCACGATATTTGCTGATTTTTTGCGTTGTGAGTTCAGAACCCGCCATGGTTAACATTATTTTTCGTCCTTTCAAGAACTATAGAAAATCACAAGTTCACGGCAGTGTATTAGTAGAATCGTTAAAGCGTCGGATGGAACGCGTTGTTGCAACAGTAAGAAACTGCGACATTTCTGTCTGGAGTTACGATCAATAGAGAGCAGTAACAATTTCAAAAACCTTGATCTGATCGAAAGATCGgctagcatcatcaccaccaatagtattacataaatattaatcaGTCTTTGCCATGACTCTTTATTCTAATTAACATTCTAAATTAAATGTTGCTTTCTAAGATTGTTTCATCGgcacttcgtgtatatatatatatatataataagatattagggaataaatccaaacttacagggaaaatcagatttaggattgaatccaattttatagtataaatatgttatattatattatattaaattagagataaaaccactattaggcaaatcaaacagtgaaaaacataagccaatacataaaattaacacTAGCTAAGTTAGTTGCACATTTGACGGCCCTAGTTACACGTCTTTTACAGTGTTCACTATCAACGCCACACAACTCCTTTCACTTATATCTATTATCATTCTGCAGCTTAAAAGCACCAAACTTAAACACATGCAAAATTCCTTCATGTCTCGCTAGACATCTCTCGTTCTTCCAATGCTCtacattttttaaacattcacacacaaagataaaaatTAATTCTTATACTCTCACTTTGCTTAGCacttaacaattcaaaataaattactatgctttataaacaaaacataccTTCTCACATTTATTTCTATGTACACTTAATTCCACGTTATATTGTGACATTGTTATCTTCCAACGCATTACATTCGAACATGTTACAACTTTGAAATAACTTGCCTTCTGGATTTTCTTTACGCACACATTAAATTCATGACAACATATACGTTAAATTGATGACTACCAATCCACTAAACATTTTTATGAAGAACAATAATGTAGAAAAAGAAATGCAATAGTTAGAAGCTGTAACCAATGTCATTTCATAAATTTGGTCTTTACTTGATGCTAAGCTTTAATACAAGTGGCCTTATTTCAATTCAGTACAAAGGtctttattttaaaatgacaattaaaTAGAATTTGCACCACTCATGCATTTAGCAAAGTAAGGATCAATATAAAGGACGTTAATTTCCGTTAAAAAGAGAACCTAATTTAATGAGGATTAATACTGCAAAACATCGTCCATTTTCTTTACAGCATTTGGCAAATGTTTATAACATGGATAGATTTTTTTTGATGCTATCGATGTTTTGAGAGATGTAGTGAACTATTCTATTTTGACGCTTATACAATTCCCAAACACGTTAAAAGcgaaattatataaattagaatgAGCTGAAAATCGAACCTGAATCCCATTCTTGTCTCACAAGTGACATATTTATGTCTGCCAAGctttatcaataaattttttttaattttgacacaacgttaacaaataaaaaaaggggtgagttagtcgattacatggacttcAGTACTAGAataatagtttattttatcgaccacagaaAAATGGAAAGTAAAGTTGTATGCCACACAGTATTTTTCCTGTTGCTTAACGAGATTTTAGGCTCAAAACGAGCCAAGGTAACAAATGCAAAGAATGGTATAGAACAGAGGTTCTCAACATGGGCGGTACTGCCCCCAAGAGCCACTGGATAGGTGAAAGGGGGCGTTAGGTTGTAGGGAGGGGGGTTAAGTAACATACACATAATAAATTTTACTTATGgtagtaattatattatacatgacAAAATTAGTAATGGgtgttaaaataaaatgagatcacATCAGACAGAGGGAAGTCATTAACTTGCAATGTGTAAAGTAAATTTACCGTTTTTGTCTTTATTAATTTAGCTGTTAAAAGCTTATACAGTCCATTTGTAGAGTAAAATTTATCATCCACGTTAAGTTAATTTAGTCTTGATACCACACTCGACACTTAGGAGGGTGCTAGTCATAACAACTACTTTAAAGGAGTGGGGTGCAACAAAAAtaaatggttaagaaccactggtatAGACGGTAAATCAGTCCAttattcatctggtacttattttatcgacccagaaggaTAAAATATAGTACTGTTGATATTTGAAACAGCAAcgcaaaaagggaaaaaaactatGAGGTAAAAGAAACCTCCTTCCACAGTTTATGCGACTCTCAAATGACTCGGCCAATGCACCGCTGTTAGATTATAAATATTGATTCCTTGCAAAAGGAAAATGTATGACAGACCACTAAGTGACCACGCATTTCACATGCACTCTTACAGCTAGTGTTAAATAAGGGACATCGTTACGTTAAGCAGATTAAAGACGAATTACCATTCTATTTGAAATTCCGCAAATTGCACGAAGCGTATTACCATATTGTCTGTTCTATACTTCCACCTACCTCCTCTAGATGCCAAGAGAAATGCATGCAGTTTCTGTAAATCTTGTAGTCAAATACTTTTATCCGCTTGGCTATTTCCTCTCGACGTTCAATGCATACAACGCCGAGAATAACTCCGCTTAGAAATATAGATATCTCAGTTATTGTtgaaatagtcaattacatcaagctCTTTATCACAAATCctaacaataaatatttatatcaatatggaAATAATactatagatgcacacacattaacacaaacacacacacacgcacacaaacacacacacatcgacacacaatttcatatacgtacatgcaaattttcttgtgttgttttatatttgcgggtgtgtgactgtgtgagtatagaaatatagataaatgaaCAGATAGATGATGTCATGCttacatttataaaataagtaaaaggatATATGCATTAAAACGCTAAACTATTCctatggatctctctctctctctctctctctaacacacacacatatatatatatatatatatatatatatatatatatatatatatgtgtgtgtgtgtgttgtgtgtgtgtgtgtgtgtgtgtgtgtgtgtgtgtgtgtattgattatTACAATAAAAGGACACTAACCATTAttacatttctttatattattgtCTCAAATATGAATTCATTTCGTGTTAGCAAGCTTTCACCGAGTCGGTTTATGCGAGTAATCTGATAtttacatactatacatacattcatacacacacacacacacacgcgcgcgtatatatatatatatatatatatatatatatatatatatatatatatatatatatatatatatatatatatatatacatatatcgccatgatagatcggtagcgactacacacattttttctctccttgtttctttctgtgttcctttcagtagagagcgtaggctcgaaacgtaaaagaccttttgaatttccgagcgttatactaatacatctgttagttttctacaccacctgtcttcgtcttttgttttttcgtgaattctctgcATATAtcactctctccctatatatatatatatatataatacatacacactcacacgaaggcgggctgaaaagttcatagtctGAATATTAAGGAATGATACTAGAGCTATGAAATCTTGCACGCATTAATTGCAACACTACTAATTAATAACGCCAttgtattgtttctttccagtCAAACTAACATTTAGCTGAAAGAAGATTTCAGAAGTAACTAGTAGCGACctttcttgaaaatggacaaaatttggcattgccGTGTTATCAAGTAACTGGAGAAAAAGGTTTTAACTCTCAAGAACATTCAGGTTGGTATGGTTGCGACATTAGGGGATGACGCTCCAGCTTTATCGGctgtgcaaaagtgggcagctgaatttagaagagaaagagataaccTTGAAGATGACCCGaggtctggacgtcctgcaactgctACCACCGAGAAAAACATTGACTGTGTTCACAACATGTTGATGGATGACAGACAATTGACTATGAATCAAATAGTCAATGTTATTAACATAACCTGTGAGAAAGTTAAGAATATTCTGAACAATGAACTTGGCAAgacgaaggtttctgcttggtgggtgccacgtcttctgaTACGTAATCAAAAATGCACCAGTCTGATCACATCACAGAGAAACCTCATATCTTTAAAAGCAGCTCCAGCTGATTTCCTAGAATCTTTCCTAAGCCAGGATGACTGTTTTGATTCATCACTTTGAACCATaggcaaagagacaatccatgcagtggacaCACTTCTCACCTATTCTAAAGAAGGTCAAGATCATTTCatttgcagggaaggtgatggccttaGTTTTTGACAGGaaaaattactgtgttattgactatcttcaaaagggctatAAAATCAGTCAAGTGTACTATGCCAACATAGTAAGGTAAACGCCCAGGAAGACAGGCGGAAGGAGTCTGACTTCATCAGGACAATACTCCTGCACACATCAATGACTGATGTGTGTGGCTATGGCTTTCAACTCGTTGATAACGCCCCATTTTCTCCCTATTTGGCCGCACGTGACTATTAGCTGGTGACCAATATGAATtaacacttggctgggaagcagtatcgcagtgatgatggCGCCATATCTGCTATCGATTACTCtcatgaaagcttcttcaccacaaGGATCCAAGCACAGCAACACCTATTAAAGAATTGctttaaattattttgtgtatttctagTGTTTGTTTTATTCTTGGGTCTTCTCTCAGGAGGGGAATTTCCTGGTGGCTAATCTTATAGACCTTTGTGTTTTTGAGTTATGTGCTGTAATAAAGAGTAGAGGTGTAGGTGCAATGGCCTCTAGTGTAGTTGTTGTTTTAATTCCTGGAGTCTTTTATTGCGAGTTTTAACGTTTCAAACAATTGTGCAGATTCTTCTTACTAGATTAAAAGGAATATTAGTCTTCGTGTGTTTGGTATGGCATGAGGAGAACAGCAGGAATTTTTCAGAATCTACTggtttgtaataaatattttgtttcaagaTTTTTGCCTGTTTTGGTGATTAGAATGTCTAGGAAGGGTAGTTAAGTTTTACTGCATTTCGTGGTGAAGTTGGTAGTACTGTTTATgctgttaattaaatttttgaattCAATAAGTTGATCAAACTTTTGCGTTTCCGGTTTTCTAGTAGATATTTATGGAAGTCCAagccatacagttctatatttgagagatgaggaattatgtacattatttacattatttacattatttacatttcacggatattagtcctcattttgtttgttattaacacaacgtttcggctgatataccctccagccttcatcaggtgtcttggggaaatttcgaatctgggttctcattcctaaggtatttttcgatgttattattattattattattattattattattattattattattattattattattattattattattattattattcagatcacttcttggaatcgaactcgaaatcttggggttagtcgCCTGCGCTCATAACATCATATGCCCGAAAACTAAGCATGATTATGAGTAGGAAAATGAGAGCAATATCGATAATAATTGCTGATTCCTGAGTTCAGGTGTGTACGTATTCAGGATTTCAATGGATAGAACTATTTTGGAATGTTTGAAGGGGATGTAGACAGAAGCCGATGGACTTTATAGCATATATCGAGGTTTTGTAACAATTCTTAACAGAAGTGTGATGGGTAATAACATATGTAATTATTAAACAATACCATAAAGTAAAAATTGCCATAATTGGATAGTTGGCTCCACGAGCTTTATTCGGACACACTACAGGATCGTTTTTCGCGATGGCCAGAAGCTTATCCAATTAAAGACATATCTGCGGTAACTATAGCAAGAACTTTATTTACCAATTGGATGTCCAGATTCGGCATACCAAACACATTGACGACAGATCGTGGAAGGTAATTTGAGTCTACACCTTCGCAGAATTTAACAAATTATTGGGAATTCATAGAATTCGTACGACTTCCTATCATCCACAATCTAACTGCATGATAGAAAGGTTTCATAGGCAGTTGAAATCTTCATTAAGAACTTATTCTGATTCTAATAGTTGATTAGAAGCCTTACAAGTGACACTGTTAGGAATCAGGTGTGCTGTTAAAGAAAATTTGCGATATTCTCCTACTGAACTTCTGTACGGAACATTAACTCTACCTGGTCAAATGTTTGAAGAAACCAATTCTTTTAATGGAGATATTGACAATTATGTAACCCGACTCGAGAGATTTCTTTCTCGTGTTCCTTCTTTTacaagtaaattacaaaatattaaaagtttcGTTCCTTCTTATATTAATTCTTGGACTCATGTATTTTTACGTAATGATGCCGGTCATCATTCACTGAATTATAAAGTTTCGttaattaaagataaaataatgACTTTGGATATGCATGGTAAAAAGGAAATTGTAAGtttagaaagaattaaaaaagctTATTTCGACCAGTCTTCATGTCATGAAAATAAAGATTTGAGCAACACATTACAAAATAACTTGGAACAGAAAATTCACAAGACAGCGAACAGGTTGAGGAAAAGATCCACAAGTCAATTTTAAAATCACCTACCAGCGTAAAGGAAACTAGAAGTGGTAAAATTGTACATTTTCCCAAAAGACTTTCTCAGTTTATTTGAGTATATTCCTTATGGGGTTTTATATTCCTggaattttttgttaaaaaaagatttgtaattttttttccagaaaaattaaATTGAACAATTTGATAAACTTAACAAGAATGCTGTCATTGTAAAACCGTGATGAGCGGTTATTTTCGTTTGTTTAACATTGTAAATTTGTGGATAcattgtaaatttgtatatttgacttgctaaaaatattaattcaaacattgtgtgaaatatatatgtattactaatATTCTTTGTTTGcaaaattttaacaaatatttctgGTTAGGGCTGATATAGCGAATAGGAAGCAAGTCGTAAAAGGCGGCAATATGATGTAATGGTCACGTTGCCCGAACAAGTATAATTGTTGGTTTCCCATTGGTTAAAATCACTGCCCATATTTGAATTCTAAACTTTCGTCAAAGAGAATTCTTTCACGAAATACGGTTCTTAGAATTTAGGTatcagcagttataaaaaccctgatttt
Coding sequences within:
- the LOC115212254 gene encoding uncharacterized protein LOC115212254 — encoded protein: MVATLGDDAPALSAVQKWAAEFRRERDNLEDDPRSGRPATATTEKNIDCVHNMLMDDRQLTMNQIVNVINITCEKVKNILNNELGKTKVSAWWVPRLLIRNQKCTSLITSQRNLISLKAAPADFLESFLSQDDCFDSSL